The Pseudanabaena yagii GIHE-NHR1 genome segment ACAATACCCAGATGTTTTATCCCGATCACCTTGAGGCCGTAACCCTTGTATCGGCTCTACTCACGATTCAAGATGTGATCAAGCAAACCTGTCAGGTGCAGATTGGTTTGGGCGCTCATTATGGCAGTTTTTATCAAATTAGTGGTGGCTTGTATGGCATCGAGGCAGATGCGATCGAAGAAATTGCGGAAAACCATACTGACGGTGGCGAGATCTTAATCACTCAAGCGATATGCGATCGCCTGCCAATGCAGCATAGTTTCAGGCTTGAGGAACGCGATGATCTGCATACAGAACTTGGCAAAATCTATCGCGTATTGGATGGCAAGAGATTAGAAGATTTACAGCCTATCGATCAACGCTATCCTATTCCCTATTCTGAAGACTTTTATGTCGATTTATTAGAGTATGAATCTCGCCTAGCTGATCATGATTTTGCCCATTATCTGACTCATAAATATATTCAACATAAGGTGGTAGTCCTGATTGAGAGCAAAAATGAAGCTGTGGAAACCCATGAAGTTTCCATGTTCAATCAGCTATCATTTTCAGCCTTAATGAAAGATATTGGATTACGTCTGATTGGTTCTCAATTAGATGCGGAAATTAAGGTCGTCAGTTCGTTGGGCATCTATGCTTTTGATGAAGCGAATATAGCTCTTAGGTTTGCTCAGACTTTTCGCCAAGAACTAGCAAATCAAGGTATTCCCTGTCGTATTGGCATTGATCGGGGTGAAGTGCTGATCTTTAATTTATCTGTTGGTACTAGAGATATTGCGGGAATGCCTGTAAATTTGGCATCAAAAATGGCGCAAGACAAAGGCGAATTTGGCAAGCTCTATCTGAGTTATGCCTTCAAGGACTTGCTCGATATCAGTGGCTTTAGGGAAATCAAGTATCAAGTTTCGGGCGTGGAGATTACAGCTTATGAAGGGTAATTGGTTCAAAAATTGCTTATTAAATATAAGAACTCAAACCCTGTGGCGCAAGCGCAGCTTGCGCCACAGGGTTTGGCATTGGTTCTTAATTATGCCCAGCTACCTATTGCTCCTATGGGCAGTGCTTTTACCTGTAAATTCGCTATGGGCAATTCCCATTAGTGACATTCCCAATCCGCGTAAACTGAATGGAACTTGGGTAAGTGATGTTGCGAATATCTTAAGCCCAGAGACAGAAGCACAACTGAATCAACGCATTAATCGATTGGTTGCGAAAAATGGATCAGAAATTGCCGTCGTGACAGTACCCAATACTTCTCCCGCGATTACCGTCAAATCCTATGCTACTGAGCTATTTAATAATTGGGGCATCGGCAAACGGGGAATCGATAATGGGGTGTTATTTCTAATTGCTGTAAAGGAACGCCGCCTTGAAATTGAAACTGGACGCGATATTGCGCCATATATTAGCGATCGCCAAGTTGCTCAAATTATTACGGATTTGATTACACCTGAGTTTAAGCGTCAGAACTTTGATCGTGGCATTATT includes the following:
- a CDS encoding nucleotidyl cyclase domain-containing protein, coding for MIAKLTKKRYSTNLFDVTQDIIGALPLKLVEQWLSSDQTYDDALKLLASHQVQGYSVSSDSVGLTKLCQQKGLLEILAIINQPKKIVHSYGKAIAGESVGIWAADNTQMFYPDHLEAVTLVSALLTIQDVIKQTCQVQIGLGAHYGSFYQISGGLYGIEADAIEEIAENHTDGGEILITQAICDRLPMQHSFRLEERDDLHTELGKIYRVLDGKRLEDLQPIDQRYPIPYSEDFYVDLLEYESRLADHDFAHYLTHKYIQHKVVVLIESKNEAVETHEVSMFNQLSFSALMKDIGLRLIGSQLDAEIKVVSSLGIYAFDEANIALRFAQTFRQELANQGIPCRIGIDRGEVLIFNLSVGTRDIAGMPVNLASKMAQDKGEFGKLYLSYAFKDLLDISGFREIKYQVSGVEITAYEG